Proteins from a genomic interval of Oncorhynchus nerka isolate Pitt River linkage group LG13, Oner_Uvic_2.0, whole genome shotgun sequence:
- the LOC115139606 gene encoding heterogeneous nuclear ribonucleoprotein Q-like isoform X1, translated as MIVSHCYRQKDQLHRQTMATDQTTDHVNGNGTEEPIDITEVDKTTAEVIHSDNFQTLLDAGLPQKVAEKLDAIYIAGLVSHSDLDERAIEALKEFNEEGALQVLLEFKESDLSHVQNKSAFLCGVMKTYRQREKQGTKVLDSTKGPDEAKIKALLDRTIYTLDVTTGQRKYGGPPPESVYSGAQPTIGTEIFVGKIPRDLFEDELVPLFEKAGPIWDLRLMMDPLSGLNRGYAFVTFCTKEAASEAVNLCNNHEIRPGKHIGVCISVANNRLFVGSIPKSKTKEQIVEEFAKVTEGLNDVILYHQPDDKKKNRGFCFLEYEDHKTAAQARRRLMSGKVKVWGNVVTVEWADPIEDPDPEVMAKVKVLFVRNLANSVTEEILEKSFGQFGKLERVKKLKDYAFVHFDERDAAVKALAQMNGKVLEGEHIDIVFAKPPDQKRKERKAQRQAARTNMYDDDYYYNYGPPQLPPPTRGGRGRGGYSYPPDYYGYDDYDDYYGYDYPNYRGGYDYDYDYYGYDDFQAPARGRGGRGARGASPARGRPGAPRGRGGFSPRGGPGSSRGGVQQRGRGGVRGVRGDHSGNVGGKRKADGYNQPDSKRCQTNNQNWGSQPIAQQPLQGGDHSGNYGYKSDNQEFYQDYFGQQWK; from the exons ATG ATTGTCTCACATTGCTACCGCCAAAAGGATCAACTGCACAGACAAACG ATGGCGACCGATCAGACAACTGATCATGTAAATGGGAATGGTACAGAGGAACCAATAGACATAACTGAAGTGGACAAAACTACAGCTGAGGTTATCCATTCAGACAATTTCCAGACTTTATTAGATGCTGGTTTACCACAGAAAGTTGCAGAAAAACTAGATGCAATTTACATAGCAG GCTTGGTATCGCACAGTGACCTAGATGAAAGGGCTATTGAAGCATTGAAAGAATTTAACGAAGAAGGTGCTCTACAAGTCCTGCTTGAATTTAAGGAAAGTGATCTGTCGCACGTGCAA AACAAAAGTGCCTTCCTCTGTGGAGTAATGAAGACttatagacagagggagaagcaAGGAACCAAAGTTTTAGATTCCACGAAAGGACCAGATGAGGcgaaaataaaa GCTCTGCTTGATAGAACCATCTATACACTTGATGTGACAACGGGTCAGCGGAAGTATGGAGGCCCCCCCCCAGAGTCTGTGTATTCAGGTGCTCAACCCACTATTGGAACAGAG ATATTTGTTGGGAAAATTCCTCGAGACTTGTTTGAGGATGAGCTGGTGCCCCTCTTTGAGAAGGCGGGACCTATCTGGGATCTACGTCTAATGATGGACCCCCTAAGTGGCTTGAACAGGGGCTACGCCTTTGTCACCTTCTGCACTAAAGAGGCTGCCTCGGAGGCTGTAAACCTG TGTAATAATCATGAAATACGCCCCGGCAAACACATTGGAGTGTGTATATCTGTTGCCAATAACCGGCTGTTCGTCGGCTCCATCCCCAAGAGTAAAACGAAAGAACAGATTGTGGAGGAGTTTGCTAAAGTCACAG AGGGTCTTAATGATGTCATACTGTACCATCAGCCAGATGACAAAAAGAAGAACAGAGGTTTTTGCTTTTTGGAATACGAGGACCATAAAACTGCTGCTCAGGCCAGACGCAGGCTAATGAGTGGCAAGGTGAAAGTGTGGGGGAATGTGGTTACTGTGGAATGGGCAGACCCCATCGAGGACCCAGATCCAGAGGTTATGGCCAAG GTCAAAGTTTTGTTTGTCCGAAACCTTGCGAACAGTGTTACGGAAGAAATACTTGAAAAATCCTTCGGACAGTTTGGTAAACTGGAGCGAGTGAAAAAGCTGAAAGATTACGCCTTCGTTCATTTTGATGAGAGGGACGCTGCAGTCAAG GCGTTGGCTCAAATGAATGGCAAAGTTCTGGAAGGAGAGCACATTGACATAGTTTTTGCAAAGCCCCCTGATCAGAAGAGGAAGGAACGCAAAGCTCAGAGACAAGCAGCCAGAACAAACAT GtatgatgatgattattattacaACTACGGCCCCCCTCAGTTGCCCCCTCCCACAAGAGGCGGCCGGGGTAGGGGAGGTTATTCTTACCCACCCGACTATTATGGCTATGATGATTACGACGATTATTATGGTTATGATTATCCCAACTACCGCGGGGGATACGACTATGACTACGACTACTACGGCTATGATGACTTTCAGGCTCCCGCTAGAGGAAGAGGTGGCAGAGGTGCACGGGGGGCATCCCCAGCCAGAGGTAGGCCAGGCGCTCCCAGGGGAAGAGGTGGCTTTTCCCCGCGTGGTGGTCCAGGATCAAGCAGAGGAGGTGTGCAACAGAGAGGCCGCGGCGGGGTACGTGGTGTGAGGGGTGACCACAGTGGAAATGTAGGAGGAAAGCGCAAAGCTGATGGGTACAATCAGCCAGATTCCAAGCGGTGCCAAACCAATAATCAGAACTGGGGCTCTCAACCCATTGCTCAGCAACCGCTCCAAGGTGGTGATCATTCTGGTAACTATGGTTACAAATCTGACAACCAGGAGTTTTATCAGGATTATTTTGGGCAACAGTGGAAGTAG
- the LOC115139606 gene encoding heterogeneous nuclear ribonucleoprotein Q-like isoform X2, whose protein sequence is MMATDQTTDHVNGNGTEEPIDITEVDKTTAEVIHSDNFQTLLDAGLPQKVAEKLDAIYIAGLVSHSDLDERAIEALKEFNEEGALQVLLEFKESDLSHVQNKSAFLCGVMKTYRQREKQGTKVLDSTKGPDEAKIKALLDRTIYTLDVTTGQRKYGGPPPESVYSGAQPTIGTEIFVGKIPRDLFEDELVPLFEKAGPIWDLRLMMDPLSGLNRGYAFVTFCTKEAASEAVNLCNNHEIRPGKHIGVCISVANNRLFVGSIPKSKTKEQIVEEFAKVTEGLNDVILYHQPDDKKKNRGFCFLEYEDHKTAAQARRRLMSGKVKVWGNVVTVEWADPIEDPDPEVMAKVKVLFVRNLANSVTEEILEKSFGQFGKLERVKKLKDYAFVHFDERDAAVKALAQMNGKVLEGEHIDIVFAKPPDQKRKERKAQRQAARTNMYDDDYYYNYGPPQLPPPTRGGRGRGGYSYPPDYYGYDDYDDYYGYDYPNYRGGYDYDYDYYGYDDFQAPARGRGGRGARGASPARGRPGAPRGRGGFSPRGGPGSSRGGVQQRGRGGVRGVRGDHSGNVGGKRKADGYNQPDSKRCQTNNQNWGSQPIAQQPLQGGDHSGNYGYKSDNQEFYQDYFGQQWK, encoded by the exons ATG ATGGCGACCGATCAGACAACTGATCATGTAAATGGGAATGGTACAGAGGAACCAATAGACATAACTGAAGTGGACAAAACTACAGCTGAGGTTATCCATTCAGACAATTTCCAGACTTTATTAGATGCTGGTTTACCACAGAAAGTTGCAGAAAAACTAGATGCAATTTACATAGCAG GCTTGGTATCGCACAGTGACCTAGATGAAAGGGCTATTGAAGCATTGAAAGAATTTAACGAAGAAGGTGCTCTACAAGTCCTGCTTGAATTTAAGGAAAGTGATCTGTCGCACGTGCAA AACAAAAGTGCCTTCCTCTGTGGAGTAATGAAGACttatagacagagggagaagcaAGGAACCAAAGTTTTAGATTCCACGAAAGGACCAGATGAGGcgaaaataaaa GCTCTGCTTGATAGAACCATCTATACACTTGATGTGACAACGGGTCAGCGGAAGTATGGAGGCCCCCCCCCAGAGTCTGTGTATTCAGGTGCTCAACCCACTATTGGAACAGAG ATATTTGTTGGGAAAATTCCTCGAGACTTGTTTGAGGATGAGCTGGTGCCCCTCTTTGAGAAGGCGGGACCTATCTGGGATCTACGTCTAATGATGGACCCCCTAAGTGGCTTGAACAGGGGCTACGCCTTTGTCACCTTCTGCACTAAAGAGGCTGCCTCGGAGGCTGTAAACCTG TGTAATAATCATGAAATACGCCCCGGCAAACACATTGGAGTGTGTATATCTGTTGCCAATAACCGGCTGTTCGTCGGCTCCATCCCCAAGAGTAAAACGAAAGAACAGATTGTGGAGGAGTTTGCTAAAGTCACAG AGGGTCTTAATGATGTCATACTGTACCATCAGCCAGATGACAAAAAGAAGAACAGAGGTTTTTGCTTTTTGGAATACGAGGACCATAAAACTGCTGCTCAGGCCAGACGCAGGCTAATGAGTGGCAAGGTGAAAGTGTGGGGGAATGTGGTTACTGTGGAATGGGCAGACCCCATCGAGGACCCAGATCCAGAGGTTATGGCCAAG GTCAAAGTTTTGTTTGTCCGAAACCTTGCGAACAGTGTTACGGAAGAAATACTTGAAAAATCCTTCGGACAGTTTGGTAAACTGGAGCGAGTGAAAAAGCTGAAAGATTACGCCTTCGTTCATTTTGATGAGAGGGACGCTGCAGTCAAG GCGTTGGCTCAAATGAATGGCAAAGTTCTGGAAGGAGAGCACATTGACATAGTTTTTGCAAAGCCCCCTGATCAGAAGAGGAAGGAACGCAAAGCTCAGAGACAAGCAGCCAGAACAAACAT GtatgatgatgattattattacaACTACGGCCCCCCTCAGTTGCCCCCTCCCACAAGAGGCGGCCGGGGTAGGGGAGGTTATTCTTACCCACCCGACTATTATGGCTATGATGATTACGACGATTATTATGGTTATGATTATCCCAACTACCGCGGGGGATACGACTATGACTACGACTACTACGGCTATGATGACTTTCAGGCTCCCGCTAGAGGAAGAGGTGGCAGAGGTGCACGGGGGGCATCCCCAGCCAGAGGTAGGCCAGGCGCTCCCAGGGGAAGAGGTGGCTTTTCCCCGCGTGGTGGTCCAGGATCAAGCAGAGGAGGTGTGCAACAGAGAGGCCGCGGCGGGGTACGTGGTGTGAGGGGTGACCACAGTGGAAATGTAGGAGGAAAGCGCAAAGCTGATGGGTACAATCAGCCAGATTCCAAGCGGTGCCAAACCAATAATCAGAACTGGGGCTCTCAACCCATTGCTCAGCAACCGCTCCAAGGTGGTGATCATTCTGGTAACTATGGTTACAAATCTGACAACCAGGAGTTTTATCAGGATTATTTTGGGCAACAGTGGAAGTAG
- the LOC115139606 gene encoding heterogeneous nuclear ribonucleoprotein Q-like isoform X3: MATDQTTDHVNGNGTEEPIDITEVDKTTAEVIHSDNFQTLLDAGLPQKVAEKLDAIYIAGLVSHSDLDERAIEALKEFNEEGALQVLLEFKESDLSHVQNKSAFLCGVMKTYRQREKQGTKVLDSTKGPDEAKIKALLDRTIYTLDVTTGQRKYGGPPPESVYSGAQPTIGTEIFVGKIPRDLFEDELVPLFEKAGPIWDLRLMMDPLSGLNRGYAFVTFCTKEAASEAVNLCNNHEIRPGKHIGVCISVANNRLFVGSIPKSKTKEQIVEEFAKVTEGLNDVILYHQPDDKKKNRGFCFLEYEDHKTAAQARRRLMSGKVKVWGNVVTVEWADPIEDPDPEVMAKVKVLFVRNLANSVTEEILEKSFGQFGKLERVKKLKDYAFVHFDERDAAVKALAQMNGKVLEGEHIDIVFAKPPDQKRKERKAQRQAARTNMYDDDYYYNYGPPQLPPPTRGGRGRGGYSYPPDYYGYDDYDDYYGYDYPNYRGGYDYDYDYYGYDDFQAPARGRGGRGARGASPARGRPGAPRGRGGFSPRGGPGSSRGGVQQRGRGGVRGVRGDHSGNVGGKRKADGYNQPDSKRCQTNNQNWGSQPIAQQPLQGGDHSGNYGYKSDNQEFYQDYFGQQWK; the protein is encoded by the exons ATGGCGACCGATCAGACAACTGATCATGTAAATGGGAATGGTACAGAGGAACCAATAGACATAACTGAAGTGGACAAAACTACAGCTGAGGTTATCCATTCAGACAATTTCCAGACTTTATTAGATGCTGGTTTACCACAGAAAGTTGCAGAAAAACTAGATGCAATTTACATAGCAG GCTTGGTATCGCACAGTGACCTAGATGAAAGGGCTATTGAAGCATTGAAAGAATTTAACGAAGAAGGTGCTCTACAAGTCCTGCTTGAATTTAAGGAAAGTGATCTGTCGCACGTGCAA AACAAAAGTGCCTTCCTCTGTGGAGTAATGAAGACttatagacagagggagaagcaAGGAACCAAAGTTTTAGATTCCACGAAAGGACCAGATGAGGcgaaaataaaa GCTCTGCTTGATAGAACCATCTATACACTTGATGTGACAACGGGTCAGCGGAAGTATGGAGGCCCCCCCCCAGAGTCTGTGTATTCAGGTGCTCAACCCACTATTGGAACAGAG ATATTTGTTGGGAAAATTCCTCGAGACTTGTTTGAGGATGAGCTGGTGCCCCTCTTTGAGAAGGCGGGACCTATCTGGGATCTACGTCTAATGATGGACCCCCTAAGTGGCTTGAACAGGGGCTACGCCTTTGTCACCTTCTGCACTAAAGAGGCTGCCTCGGAGGCTGTAAACCTG TGTAATAATCATGAAATACGCCCCGGCAAACACATTGGAGTGTGTATATCTGTTGCCAATAACCGGCTGTTCGTCGGCTCCATCCCCAAGAGTAAAACGAAAGAACAGATTGTGGAGGAGTTTGCTAAAGTCACAG AGGGTCTTAATGATGTCATACTGTACCATCAGCCAGATGACAAAAAGAAGAACAGAGGTTTTTGCTTTTTGGAATACGAGGACCATAAAACTGCTGCTCAGGCCAGACGCAGGCTAATGAGTGGCAAGGTGAAAGTGTGGGGGAATGTGGTTACTGTGGAATGGGCAGACCCCATCGAGGACCCAGATCCAGAGGTTATGGCCAAG GTCAAAGTTTTGTTTGTCCGAAACCTTGCGAACAGTGTTACGGAAGAAATACTTGAAAAATCCTTCGGACAGTTTGGTAAACTGGAGCGAGTGAAAAAGCTGAAAGATTACGCCTTCGTTCATTTTGATGAGAGGGACGCTGCAGTCAAG GCGTTGGCTCAAATGAATGGCAAAGTTCTGGAAGGAGAGCACATTGACATAGTTTTTGCAAAGCCCCCTGATCAGAAGAGGAAGGAACGCAAAGCTCAGAGACAAGCAGCCAGAACAAACAT GtatgatgatgattattattacaACTACGGCCCCCCTCAGTTGCCCCCTCCCACAAGAGGCGGCCGGGGTAGGGGAGGTTATTCTTACCCACCCGACTATTATGGCTATGATGATTACGACGATTATTATGGTTATGATTATCCCAACTACCGCGGGGGATACGACTATGACTACGACTACTACGGCTATGATGACTTTCAGGCTCCCGCTAGAGGAAGAGGTGGCAGAGGTGCACGGGGGGCATCCCCAGCCAGAGGTAGGCCAGGCGCTCCCAGGGGAAGAGGTGGCTTTTCCCCGCGTGGTGGTCCAGGATCAAGCAGAGGAGGTGTGCAACAGAGAGGCCGCGGCGGGGTACGTGGTGTGAGGGGTGACCACAGTGGAAATGTAGGAGGAAAGCGCAAAGCTGATGGGTACAATCAGCCAGATTCCAAGCGGTGCCAAACCAATAATCAGAACTGGGGCTCTCAACCCATTGCTCAGCAACCGCTCCAAGGTGGTGATCATTCTGGTAACTATGGTTACAAATCTGACAACCAGGAGTTTTATCAGGATTATTTTGGGCAACAGTGGAAGTAG
- the LOC115139606 gene encoding heterogeneous nuclear ribonucleoprotein Q-like isoform X4, producing the protein MKTYRQREKQGTKVLDSTKGPDEAKIKALLDRTIYTLDVTTGQRKYGGPPPESVYSGAQPTIGTEIFVGKIPRDLFEDELVPLFEKAGPIWDLRLMMDPLSGLNRGYAFVTFCTKEAASEAVNLCNNHEIRPGKHIGVCISVANNRLFVGSIPKSKTKEQIVEEFAKVTEGLNDVILYHQPDDKKKNRGFCFLEYEDHKTAAQARRRLMSGKVKVWGNVVTVEWADPIEDPDPEVMAKVKVLFVRNLANSVTEEILEKSFGQFGKLERVKKLKDYAFVHFDERDAAVKALAQMNGKVLEGEHIDIVFAKPPDQKRKERKAQRQAARTNMYDDDYYYNYGPPQLPPPTRGGRGRGGYSYPPDYYGYDDYDDYYGYDYPNYRGGYDYDYDYYGYDDFQAPARGRGGRGARGASPARGRPGAPRGRGGFSPRGGPGSSRGGVQQRGRGGVRGVRGDHSGNVGGKRKADGYNQPDSKRCQTNNQNWGSQPIAQQPLQGGDHSGNYGYKSDNQEFYQDYFGQQWK; encoded by the exons ATGAAGACttatagacagagggagaagcaAGGAACCAAAGTTTTAGATTCCACGAAAGGACCAGATGAGGcgaaaataaaa GCTCTGCTTGATAGAACCATCTATACACTTGATGTGACAACGGGTCAGCGGAAGTATGGAGGCCCCCCCCCAGAGTCTGTGTATTCAGGTGCTCAACCCACTATTGGAACAGAG ATATTTGTTGGGAAAATTCCTCGAGACTTGTTTGAGGATGAGCTGGTGCCCCTCTTTGAGAAGGCGGGACCTATCTGGGATCTACGTCTAATGATGGACCCCCTAAGTGGCTTGAACAGGGGCTACGCCTTTGTCACCTTCTGCACTAAAGAGGCTGCCTCGGAGGCTGTAAACCTG TGTAATAATCATGAAATACGCCCCGGCAAACACATTGGAGTGTGTATATCTGTTGCCAATAACCGGCTGTTCGTCGGCTCCATCCCCAAGAGTAAAACGAAAGAACAGATTGTGGAGGAGTTTGCTAAAGTCACAG AGGGTCTTAATGATGTCATACTGTACCATCAGCCAGATGACAAAAAGAAGAACAGAGGTTTTTGCTTTTTGGAATACGAGGACCATAAAACTGCTGCTCAGGCCAGACGCAGGCTAATGAGTGGCAAGGTGAAAGTGTGGGGGAATGTGGTTACTGTGGAATGGGCAGACCCCATCGAGGACCCAGATCCAGAGGTTATGGCCAAG GTCAAAGTTTTGTTTGTCCGAAACCTTGCGAACAGTGTTACGGAAGAAATACTTGAAAAATCCTTCGGACAGTTTGGTAAACTGGAGCGAGTGAAAAAGCTGAAAGATTACGCCTTCGTTCATTTTGATGAGAGGGACGCTGCAGTCAAG GCGTTGGCTCAAATGAATGGCAAAGTTCTGGAAGGAGAGCACATTGACATAGTTTTTGCAAAGCCCCCTGATCAGAAGAGGAAGGAACGCAAAGCTCAGAGACAAGCAGCCAGAACAAACAT GtatgatgatgattattattacaACTACGGCCCCCCTCAGTTGCCCCCTCCCACAAGAGGCGGCCGGGGTAGGGGAGGTTATTCTTACCCACCCGACTATTATGGCTATGATGATTACGACGATTATTATGGTTATGATTATCCCAACTACCGCGGGGGATACGACTATGACTACGACTACTACGGCTATGATGACTTTCAGGCTCCCGCTAGAGGAAGAGGTGGCAGAGGTGCACGGGGGGCATCCCCAGCCAGAGGTAGGCCAGGCGCTCCCAGGGGAAGAGGTGGCTTTTCCCCGCGTGGTGGTCCAGGATCAAGCAGAGGAGGTGTGCAACAGAGAGGCCGCGGCGGGGTACGTGGTGTGAGGGGTGACCACAGTGGAAATGTAGGAGGAAAGCGCAAAGCTGATGGGTACAATCAGCCAGATTCCAAGCGGTGCCAAACCAATAATCAGAACTGGGGCTCTCAACCCATTGCTCAGCAACCGCTCCAAGGTGGTGATCATTCTGGTAACTATGGTTACAAATCTGACAACCAGGAGTTTTATCAGGATTATTTTGGGCAACAGTGGAAGTAG